The sequence below is a genomic window from Thermoanaerobaculia bacterium.
AGCGCAGACGGAAGCGGCTCCCTCGATCGGCGCCGCCGCGGCGCTCCTCGACCGGTTCCGCCCGGACGCGATCCTCCTCGACCTGAAGCTTCCCGACGCCGACGGGCTTTCCGGCCTTCGCCGGCTCCGCGAGGCGCGCCCCGACGCGCGGATCGTGATGATGACGGGCTTCGGCACGATCGAGAACGCGGTCGAGGCCGTCAAGTCGGGAGCGGAAGATTTCCTCACGAAACCAGTCGCTCCCGAGCATCTGTTCCACGTGCTCGGCCGCCTGGCCGAGGCGAAGCGCCTCGAGATCGAGAACCGGGCGCTCAAGCGCGAGCTGAACGAAGCGGATCCGGAGCTCTTCTGGGGCGAGTCGGCGGCGGTCGTCTCGCTGCTCGCCGAAGCGAAGCGGGTCGCCCGTTCCGACTCGCTCGTCGTGCTGACGGGGGAGAGCGGCACGGGAAAGGGAGCGCTCGCGCGCCAGATCCACCGCTGGAGCGCCCGATCCGCCGCGCCATTCGTCAACGTCAACTGCGCGGGTCTTTCGCACGATCTCCTCGAGTCGGAGCTCTTCGGGCACGAGAAGGGCGCCTTCACGGGCGCGGGATCGGCCAAACCCGGTCTCTTCGAGCTCGCCCACCGCGGCACGCTCTTTCTCGACGAGGTCGCCGAGATCGATCTCTCGCTGCAGGCCCGGCTGCTGAAAGCGATCGAGGAGAAGCGCTTCCACCGCGTCGGCGGGATCGCCGAGCGCGTCGTGGACGTCCGCGTGATCGTGGCGACGAACCGCGACCTGAAGACCGAGGTCGCCGCCGGCCGCTTCCGGCAGGACCTGTATTTCCGCCTGAACGTCCTCGAGCTCGTCCTGCCTCCGCTTCGCGAGCGGCCGGAGGACGCGCCGCTCCTCGCGGCGCGGTTTCTCGTGGAGTTCGACGCGAAAGCCGGGCATCCGCAGCCGCGTGCGCTGACGCCGGCCGCGCAGCGGCTTCTCTCGGCGTATTCCTGGCCGGGGAACGTTCGCGAGGTGCGGAACCTCGCGGAGCGGATCTCGATTCTCGGGACGGACTCGGCGATCGACGCGCCGGAGATCACGCGGCTCCTCGGCGTGCCGCGCGAGGCGGCCGGCAAGAGCGCGCTTCCGACGCTCGAGGAGAAGGAGCGCGAGTACGTCGCCGACGTGCTGCGCCTGACGGGGGGGAACAAGTCCGCGGCGGCGGAAATCCTCGGCATCACCCGGGCCACTCTCTACGCGAAGCTGAAGGGGAGCGAGGAGCCGGCTTCGCGCTGACTCCGAACTGGCTTCTTTCTGGCCAGTCCCGTATGGAAATCGAACACGGGCGACCTGACAATATAGACAGGCAGGTGTTCCCGAGGGTTAGAAGAATCAACGAGTTCCCGCGGCCGAGGACCAGGGTCGGCGGGGGCATCTTTACTGCTAATTCGTCTCTCAGTGATTTCCGCCACGCCACGCGTTTCGAATCGCGGCTTCACGATCATCGAGCTGATCGTCGTCGTCGCGATCGTGGGGATCGTCCTCGCGATCGCCCTGCCCTATTTCGGGGTCATCTCACGGCGTGCCCACCTCGACGCGGCGGCACGCGCGGTTCAGATGGACCTGCTCAAGGCGCGCGTCGCCGCACTTCGGAGAGGTTCCGACGTCGGGGTCGAAGTATCGACCGACGTCAGCAAGGATTCCTACCATTCGGCGATCGTCTACATAGACGCCAATGCCAACGGCGTGCTGGACAGCGGTGAGACGATCCTTGCGAGGTCGCCGCTTCCTCCCAGTGACGCGAATCTCGTCTATCGAATCGCGGCGCTCAACAGCGTTGCTCCGGGAACGAGTGCCCAAACGTTCTCGTTCGTCTTCTCGCCGCTCGGAAACGCGACGACCGGCAGCTCCTCGAAGGCTCTCTTTCTCTCCGATGGGAAAGGGAACCTGATTCAGGTTGGAGTTCCGATCGCGACTTCGGGCAAGGTCGCGATGACGAAATTGTCCGGCGCGTCCTACGTTCCGCCGCCGTGGATATGGTACTGATGGGCCGGCGAGTCCGCGGGTTCACGCTGGTCGAGGTGCTGATCGCTCTCGCCCTGATGGCGATCGCCATGCTCGCCATCGTTCCCCTCTTCGCGAACTCGATGAAGAGCAACGCCGTCGGCCAGGACTTCGCGTCGCTGAATGCTCTCGCGAAGGAGCGCCTGGAGGAAATCCTCCAGTACAACTTCACGGATGCGCGTCTGACCGTTCCCACGGGGGCGGAGGTCACTCTCGATGTCGCCGGGACTCCCACCCTCGTCGCCGGCCAGCTCTATCGAAACATGCACCCCCTGACGCAAACGGACGGAACGGTCTCCCTCTCCTACCCGTACGAGCTGGTGTACGTCGTGCAGGACTACAACCTCGACGCTTTCGGCCGTCCGGATTTCACGACCGCCGTGGACGACAGCGACGCTTCGTGGACCGCCAAGACCGGCGTGAAGCTCATCACCGTATTCGCCGCATCGTCCCGCGAAAGCCTTTCGGGGACGACGTACAACCTCGGGTCGAACACGACCGACCCGACGAAGCTCTTGCTGTCGTCCGGATCGACGGGCAAGCAGATTCGGATCAGCGCCGTGAAATCCCCGTAGGAAATCGACCCGATGCGCACCGAGCCTTTTTCACGTTCGCGCCCTCGATCTCGCCGGGAGACGGGGTTCTCGCTGATCGAAGTCCTCGTCTCGATCTTGATCATGATGGTCGTCGTCATCGGCATGATGACCATGTTCGACCGGAGCGCGAAGATCACGAAGACCGAAAACAGCGTCACGGATGCCCAGCAGTCCGTTCGGTACGCCGCGTATCAGCTCGTCCGGGAAGCGCGAATGGCGGGCGCAGGCGGTGTGCCCGCGAGCCTGACGGTCGGCACCCTTCATCAG
It includes:
- a CDS encoding sigma-54 dependent transcriptional regulator, with translation MSASPPRSDTPDLAGFRVLVVDDEESIRFGLGRLLAQRGAQTEAAPSIGAAAALLDRFRPDAILLDLKLPDADGLSGLRRLREARPDARIVMMTGFGTIENAVEAVKSGAEDFLTKPVAPEHLFHVLGRLAEAKRLEIENRALKRELNEADPELFWGESAAVVSLLAEAKRVARSDSLVVLTGESGTGKGALARQIHRWSARSAAPFVNVNCAGLSHDLLESELFGHEKGAFTGAGSAKPGLFELAHRGTLFLDEVAEIDLSLQARLLKAIEEKRFHRVGGIAERVVDVRVIVATNRDLKTEVAAGRFRQDLYFRLNVLELVLPPLRERPEDAPLLAARFLVEFDAKAGHPQPRALTPAAQRLLSAYSWPGNVREVRNLAERISILGTDSAIDAPEITRLLGVPREAAGKSALPTLEEKEREYVADVLRLTGGNKSAAAEILGITRATLYAKLKGSEEPASR
- a CDS encoding type II secretion system protein, with translation MGRRVRGFTLVEVLIALALMAIAMLAIVPLFANSMKSNAVGQDFASLNALAKERLEEILQYNFTDARLTVPTGAEVTLDVAGTPTLVAGQLYRNMHPLTQTDGTVSLSYPYELVYVVQDYNLDAFGRPDFTTAVDDSDASWTAKTGVKLITVFAASSRESLSGTTYNLGSNTTDPTKLLLSSGSTGKQIRISAVKSP
- a CDS encoding GspH/FimT family protein, translating into MISATPRVSNRGFTIIELIVVVAIVGIVLAIALPYFGVISRRAHLDAAARAVQMDLLKARVAALRRGSDVGVEVSTDVSKDSYHSAIVYIDANANGVLDSGETILARSPLPPSDANLVYRIAALNSVAPGTSAQTFSFVFSPLGNATTGSSSKALFLSDGKGNLIQVGVPIATSGKVAMTKLSGASYVPPPWIWY